gttccaccacatcccaaagatgctctattgggttgagatctggtgactgtgggggtcagtttagtacagtgaactcattgtcatgttcaagaaaccaatttgaaatgattcgacctttgtgacatggtgcattatcctgctggaagtagccatcagaggatgggtacatggtggtaaTAAAGGAATGGACATGgccagaaacaatgctcaggtaggccgtggcatttaaacgatgcccaattggcactaaggggcctaaagtgtgccaagaaaacatcccccacaccattacaccaccaccaccagcctgcacagtggtaacaaggcatgatggatcgatgttctcattctgtttacgccaaattctgactctaccatctgaatgtctcaacagaaatcgagactcatcagaccaggcaacatttttccagtcttcaactgtccaattttggtgagcttgtgcaaattgtagcctctttttcctatttgtagtggagatgagtggtacccggtggggtcttctgctgttgtagcccatccgcctcaaggttgtacgtgttgtggcttcacaaatgctttgctgcatacctcggttgtaacgagtggttatttcagtcaaagttgctcttctatcagcttgaatcagtcagcccattctcctctgacctctagcatcaacaaggcattttcgcccacaggactgccgcatactggatgtttttcccttttcacaccattctttgtaaaccctagaaatggttgtgcgtgaaaatcccagtaactgagcagttgtgaaatactcagtccggcccgtctggcaccaacaaccatgccacgctcaaaattgcttaaatcacctttctttcccattcagacattcagtttggagttcaggagattgtcttgaccaggaccacacccctaaatgcattgaagcaactgccatgtgattggttggttagataattgcattaatgagaaattgaacaggtgttcctaattatcctttaggtgagtgtataatataaAAGTGTAATGACATGAAATGACAGCTGATTTCCCTGGAATATTGAAAACAGCCTCCTGTCCTGACCAGTGATGAagttagtttaataaataataaaataaagttgacaggtgaagtgaataacactgataatctcgttatcatggcacctgtcagtgggtgggatatattaggcagcaagtgaacattttgtcctcaaaggtgatgtgttagaagcaggaaaaataggcaagtgtaaggatctgagcgactttgacaagggccaaattgtgatggctagacgactgggtcagagcatgtccaaaactgcagctcttgtggggtgttcccggtctgcagtggtcagtacctatcaaaagtggtccaaggcatgaaaagcggtgaaccggcgacagggtcatgggcggccaagtctcattgatgcacgtggggagtgaaggctggcccgtgttttccgatccaacagacgagctactgtagctcaaattgctgaaaaagttaatgctggttctgatagaaaggtgtcagaacacacagtgcatcgcagtttgttgcgtatggggctgggtagccgcagaccagtcagggtgcccatgctgacccctgtccactgccgaaagcacctacaatgggcacgtgaccatcagaactggaccacggagcaatggaagaaggtggcctggtctgatgaatcacgagttcaaggtgttgacttggcctccaaattccccagatctcaatccaatcgagcatctgtgggatgtgctggacaaacaagtccgatccatggagccccacctcgcaacttacaggacttaaaggatctgctgctaatgtcttggtgtcagataccacagcacaccttcagaggtctagtagatggactcgacaggtcagggttgttttggcggcaaaagggggacctacacaatattaggcaggtggtcattattaatgttatggctgatcggtgtatagtactgtagaaccgtctcagaaataagtggagaagtcgtcgagataaagcaaacagaactttaatcgagccggctcggaagccccacgtcagaaataattccttcagtgagacttaatgtttacaaacatgagtacaactttataagaaaaaatgacgtaacatcttatggccgttcatccaatcggaagatacaggtccgggtccgtttacgatctgtcctcccgtgaagaggtgatggatacaaaaagcagatgtccgtctttgatgtgcactaggaagatgcgatcccacggtggtcatttacctagtgtcaatcgctcagtaacagaaacattcctgcctatcttgagaaacgattaagtcataaacaaattcacagcagacatctgtaggctatttcagcactgtgtaatctttcattactgacaagagattctaacaaaccaaccttgttgaccctttacttgtcctgctaaatctaatctgctcagtcagtatacaaactacttctaatgctagtattaatataaaacattatataattatcacaaaacactttcttcaacatcctatacagagtcttcagtacTATGCAAAAtgtttaggcaggtgtggaaaaatgctgtaaagtaagaatgttaatagattatatttatcaattatcaaaatatttggtgtgaccaccctttgccttgaAAATAGCATCAATTCTtataggtacacttgcacacagtttttgaaggaactcggccgttggttggcccaaacatcttggagaactgacCAAAGTTCTTTTGTGGATTTaagcagcctcagttgcttatCTTTCTttatgtaatcccagacagactcaatgattattatttattattattattattattattattattattattattattattattattatttattggcagacgtccttatccagggtgacttacaaaatataatataagtaatgatgttgagatcagggctctgtgcgggccataccatcacttccaggactccttgttcttctttacgctgaagatagttcttaactTTCGctatatgtttggggtcattgtcatgctgtagaataaatttggggccaatcagatgcctccctgatggtattacatgatggataagtatctgcctgtacttctcagcattgaggacaccattcattctgaccaaatcccaaactccatttgcagaaatgcagccccaaacttgcaaggaacctccactaTGCTTGACTGTTgcctcatttgtgtaccgctctccagcccttcggcgaacaaactgccttctgctacagccaaatatttcagattttgactcatcagttcagagcacctgctgccatttttctgcaccccagttcctgagtttttgtgcatagttgagtctcctggccttgttgccacgtcagaggtatagctttttggccacaagtcttcaatgaaggccacttctgaccagacttctccggacagtagattgttttctgccaattctgagctgatggcactgctggacatcttccgattgcttcttcaaaagagcttgaacaacacatctggaaacccctgtctgccttgaaatgtctgcctgggagagaccttgctgatgcagtataactaccttgtgtcttgttgctgtgctcagtcttgccatggtgtatgacttttgacagtaaactgtcttcagccacctcaccttgttagctgagtttggttttcctcacccagttttattcctcctacacaactGTTTATGTTTCAGTTAatcattgtgtttcaacctacatattgaattgatgatcattagcacctgtttggtataattgtttaatcatacacctgactggCAGCAATTTTAAAGGGGCAATTTGTAGGATTTACTTCGAAGGTCAATTTGTCTCAAGACTTCATTGTATTTATCCAGAGCAATGGGTCAATGAATGACTAATGTGGATCGCAGGGTTTcggaagaaataaacaaaccacaTTGAAACAGAGCACAAACTCACAAAACCTTAAGGCAATCAGAAATCTGATTGAATACAATCTACAGAAGAGTCCAGCAGAATATTACACCCAGACAATATATTAACTGAGAAATAGGTGAATTATTGAGATTTAAACACTTACCTGCACCAAAGTCTTAGAATTTGAAAGTTGCTAAAGGTGTTTATTTAACAGATAGGCTTATCTGAGGAGAATGTTAGACACCCTGCCacgtttttatatttatttttagaatgcATAAATGCATCATCAGGAAGTTAAGCACTTAAGGATGTATCCAAAAAGCTTTTAGCTGAGCAGccatttcatttttatgttttgtaaacaaaaaaacagctgcaAAGGCTTTATTAACAAGCTATACAAGTCAAAtgctaataaaatatttaatccccttgtgtttgttttgggaaTCCTTCTCTCAGTGAGGTCCAGAGCAAACTTGTAAAGCTTTCTTAAAACAGTCATTGGTATGGAGCCAGTTATACTACCTGGCAATGATCAATTGGCAGTGATCTGTACATTTTCCCAGTGACATTCAAGAGAAGAAGCTACTCAATTTCCTATGGCTGCCTCATCAGAATAATCCCAGGTTTTATCAGGTTGTGAATCatttgttgtctttctttttcaacaTGTTTGTTAAGTTTGTtgattataaatcacatataaGAAACTTGCCAATcgcagagcagcatttccaaacatttctATACCTGTTATCTTGCgaattgtcagtattgaaaaattCTTAAGGAGCCAACATTTCAGTACACTTAAATGCTAGTGGtgccattttcacaggaagtatatttgattttaataaatAGTTTTGTTAGGTTTAAGAAgcataaaaacacaacacaggctACTGTAGGACAGTTACAAAGATCCAGAGGATCCTTTACTAAAACATTTTTACAGGAGTAAGGGGGTTGATTGttaatttaaagtaaaataaaaaaaatgttcactgtaaaaatatttgtgtgtaaaaattatgtttgttttgatttctcagcctaatgatggcttgcttcaCTCACAGTGACAGCTCTTTGGACTTGAGAGCTATATTacatattgagggttaacagcaacagattccaaatgcaaatacCACACTCAGTTTCTCTCTCTAAAATTCCAGACctcaaaggatttgcaaccaagtattgaaactcacaatttaattcatgattatgctagtttgtccaattacttttgagcccctaaaactgggggggccacatataaaaatgggtgtaattcctacaccgttcacccaatttggatgtaactaccctcaaattaaaggtgacagtctacacttaaagcacattcccttcaaatccattgtggtggtgtacagagctaaaatgatgacaaatgtgtcactgtccaaatatttatggacctaactgtatgtgaaTCTAGTAGAATCAGCATTACGCTGCATTTGTTTTGAATCTAAACATTTTATCATTAAGTAAAAACTCACTACTGACTTTCaactgtgtttctgttgttCACCCTGACAGGTGTAAAGAAGTAAGacacaaagaagaagaagaagaagaagaagaagaagaagaagaagaagaagaagaagaagaagaagaagaagaagaagaagaagtcaAAGGCCAGAGATGCCTGAGCAGAGTAACGACTACCGAGTGGTGGTTTTCGGGGCGGGGGGAGTGGGCAAGAGCTCGCTGGTGCTGCGCTTTGTCAAGGGTACCTTCCGTGACACCTACATCCCCACCATTGAGGATACCTACCGGCAGGTGATCAGCTGTGACAAGAGTGTCTGTACACTCCAGATCACTGACACCACAGGCAGTCACCAGTTCCCCGCCATGCAGCGCCTCTCCATCTCCAAGGGGCACGCTTTCATCCTGGTCTACTCTATCACCAGCCGCCAGTCCCTGGAGGAACTGAAACCCATCTACCAGCAGGTGCTACAGATCAAGGGCACCATGGAGAACATCCCCATCATGCTAGTGGGCAACAAGTGTGATGAAACCCAGCGCGAGGTGGAGACCAAGGAAGGGGAGGCCCAGGCCACCAGCTGGAAGTGCGCCTTCATGGAGACCTCAGCCAAGATGAACTACAATGTCAAGGAGCTCTTCCAGGAGCTGCTCAACCTGGAGAAGAAGAGGAACATGAGCCTGAACATCGATGGCAAGCGCTCCAGCAAGCAGAAGCGGGCGGACAAGATCAAGGGGAAGTGCAGTGTGATGTAGGCCCGGAAAGAGGGACTGGAAAGTGGGTGAAGGGGATGGGGGTGAGGATGGGAGTGGGAGTAGGAGtaggagtgggagtgggagtgggagtgggaggggaggggaagggaggggaggAAGGGTTGGGTGGTCTTGCTGGAGAAGCATGAAGGCTCTCTGACAAGATACATATCCCGCACCTATGCTAAGAGCCAGCCCGCAAAAACTCTTGACCTCTGCATCCAGAACGGAGGCAGCAGATTCAGTCCCATTGCATCGGTTGTGCATTTAGAGTTCAATGATCATACATTTGGGAAAAGAGGTCATTCTTCAAGACCAGGGAAGTGGAATACCCAATAGCATAGCCTAAAATGTTTATGTAGGACTTTGAAAGAGAGCACCATTTTTCCATCCCACCTTCTCCTTCACGGTCTCACGCATCCAGCTCTGCCTCCGCTTCCAAGATCTCGTTCTCCTTACCTTACAAGTAGTGGAGGACTCTGCAGCTTCCCCTTCATAATACAGATGGAGGATAGGAAGAAAAAAGAATCTGCAAGATTGTCCTGTAGGATAAGATTAATTTGTACCATATATATCTAGATCTCCGAAGTTTCTATTTTTCAGAAGAAGAGTATAGGAACAAgagaaatatgtattaatttgccaaaatgtaaaaagacAAGATTTGCCATTTGGAAAACCTTCCTTTTGGAATCTTCTTGCTCTTTAACCTAAGGCTGTTAATGACTAGCCCCTCCCCCaacacccccctccaaaacaagatatatacagtgagggaaaaaagtattcgatcccctgctgattttgtacatttgcccactgacaaagaaatgatcagtctataaatttaatggtaggtgtattttaacagtgagagacagaataacaacaaaaaaatccagaaaaacgcatttcaaaaaagttataaattgatttgcatgttaatgagtgaaataagtatttgaccccttcgacttagtacttggtggcaaaacccttgttggcaatcacacaggtcagacatttcttgtagttggccaccaggtttgcacacatctcaggagggattttgtcccactcctctttgcagatcctctccaagtcattaaggtttcgaggctgacgtttggcaactcgaaccttcagctccctccacagattttctatgggattaaggtctggagactggctaggccactccaggaccttaatgtgcttcttcctgagccactcctttgttgccttggctgtgtgttttgggtcattgtcatgcttgaATACCcacccacgacccattttcaatgccctggctgagggaaggaggttctcacccaagatttgacggtacatggccccgtccatcgtccctttgatgtggtgcagttgtcctgtccccttagcagaaaaacacccccaaagcataatgtttccacctccatgtttgacggtggggatggtgttcttggggtcattcctcctcctccaaacacggcgagttgagttgatgccaaagagctcgattttggtctcatctgaccacaacactttcacccagttctcctctgaatcattcagatgttcattggcaaacttcagacgggcctgtacatgtgctttcttgagcagggggaccttgcaggcgctgcaggatttca
This sequence is a window from Amia ocellicauda isolate fAmiCal2 chromosome 22, fAmiCal2.hap1, whole genome shotgun sequence. Protein-coding genes within it:
- the diras1a gene encoding GTP-binding protein Di-Ras1a codes for the protein MPEQSNDYRVVVFGAGGVGKSSLVLRFVKGTFRDTYIPTIEDTYRQVISCDKSVCTLQITDTTGSHQFPAMQRLSISKGHAFILVYSITSRQSLEELKPIYQQVLQIKGTMENIPIMLVGNKCDETQREVETKEGEAQATSWKCAFMETSAKMNYNVKELFQELLNLEKKRNMSLNIDGKRSSKQKRADKIKGKCSVM